In a genomic window of Sulfurimonas denitrificans DSM 1251:
- a CDS encoding MotA/TolQ/ExbB proton channel produces the protein MRRLKILKIYGVLWLFIFFIVYSNFSTLYEFFFTTITFNVAVLTTFTIGFVIIAKASLELVMLTGTFAVMRYKKGQSLEFYLKGIDKIFPENIAQMFAKRASHESVYFTHSEVKDVSVWLEDKFTNQKSYISFFISTCLMIGLLGTFAGLLMALNEMARIVLSLQGDVNIGDVMKRLNGPISGMSVGFGSSLFGVASAIILSVKGYILEKNQAMFTEDVSDWINSLVIESAVSSDDGVVTSGGGSMSQIMALFTEKISEFTQSMDKSNKSNETILKVLSQSIDGESKAAKDEMAALENISNGIKDLNINQYQSSSSLVDSIQDLSSATINSGRSIKAMLELQEKNNQLLSELLNKLNTEPKA, from the coding sequence ATGAGAAGATTAAAAATACTTAAAATTTATGGCGTTTTATGGCTATTTATTTTCTTTATTGTATATTCCAATTTTTCAACTCTATATGAGTTCTTTTTTACAACAATAACATTTAATGTTGCTGTTTTAACAACCTTTACTATTGGATTTGTCATAATTGCTAAAGCCTCTTTAGAGTTAGTTATGCTCACTGGAACTTTTGCTGTTATGCGTTATAAAAAAGGTCAATCTTTAGAGTTTTATTTAAAAGGAATAGATAAGATATTTCCAGAAAATATTGCACAAATGTTTGCAAAAAGAGCTTCTCATGAGAGTGTCTATTTTACGCACTCTGAAGTAAAAGATGTCTCTGTCTGGCTTGAAGATAAATTTACAAATCAAAAAAGTTATATCAGCTTTTTTATCAGTACATGTTTAATGATAGGTCTCCTTGGAACATTTGCAGGGCTTTTGATGGCACTTAACGAAATGGCAAGAATAGTTTTATCACTTCAAGGTGATGTAAACATTGGTGATGTAATGAAAAGGTTAAATGGACCAATTTCAGGCATGTCTGTCGGTTTTGGTTCATCTCTTTTTGGCGTTGCTTCTGCTATTATCTTAAGTGTTAAAGGGTATATTTTAGAAAAAAACCAAGCCATGTTTACAGAAGATGTTTCGGATTGGATAAACTCTTTGGTTATTGAATCAGCTGTTAGCTCTGATGATGGAGTTGTTACAAGTGGTGGTGGTTCTATGTCACAAATCATGGCTCTATTTACAGAGAAAATTAGTGAATTTACACAAAGCATGGATAAATCTAATAAATCAAATGAAACAATCCTAAAAGTATTATCTCAAAGCATAGATGGCGAATCAAAAGCGGCAAAAGATGAGATGGCAGCACTTGAGAATATCTCAAATGGCATTAAAGATTTAAATATAAACCAGTATCAAAGTTCTTCATCACTTGTTGACTCCATTCAAGACCTCTCTTCAGCTACTATAAACTCAGGAAGAAGCATAAAGGCTATGCTTGAGTTGCAAGAGAAAAATAATCAACTGCTGAGTGAACTTCTTAACAAATTAAATACAGAGCCTAAGGCTTAG